In Streptacidiphilus sp. P02-A3a, the DNA window GGTTGGTGGCCCGGTACAGCCGTACCTGCGCCCGCACCAGCGCCGCCAGCACCACCAGGCCCAGGCCGAGCGCGGCCCAGGGCAGCGAGCGGGCGTTGCCGTAGTCGGTGCGCAGCCGCCCGGTCTCCACCTGGTAGAGCGTCTGCGCCTCGGCCAGCATGGTGTTCTGCATCTGCCCCGAGGCGTAGCGCAGGTAGGCCCCGCCGAGCGGGTAGCCGACCCGGTCGTCCGCCCCGGCCACGCCCACCAGGTCGGCGTAGGTCGGCAGTTGCGCGCTGAGCTGCTGTATCTCGTGCTGCCCGGGGTCGGTCGGGGTGGCGTTCGCGGCGGCCTGGGCGAGCAGCGTCGAGGCGCTCTGGATGTCGCCGTTGTACTCGTCGCGCACCGCGGCCGTCTCGTTGCCCGCCTGGAGGAAGCCGGTCGCGGCGGTGGTGTCGGCGTCGGCGAGGGTCCGGAAGATCTGCGCCGCGTCGTCACTCAGCGGCTGGCTGTGCTCGACCACACCGGCCGCGGCGTCGGACCGCTGCGTGACCTGGACGTAGCAGAGCACCCCGAACAGCAGCGCGAGCAGCGCCAGTACCGAACCGAGCGACCACAGCCGCCGGATCGGGGCGTTCCCCGCGTTCCGCAGTCGCGCTCCGATGCGCCCCGGCGCGCGGTCCGGCATCCGCGCGGGCGCGCGGGCGGCCGCCGGGCGTCGCCCGCGCGGCACCCCCGGCACCGGAGCGGCACCGCGCCGCGGCGCGACCGCCCCGCCCGGTGCGGCCCCCGGCGCCGGGCCGAAGCCCGCACCGCCGCTGTTCCCCGGTCTCGCCATCGCGCCCGCCCCTTTCCCCCGCCCGGCCCGACTCCTTCGGCAGCAGTATGGCCGTCCCCTCCGACATCCACACCGGAGTTGCGTCGATCTTGAGGTTTCGTCCAGCGCGGCGCGGTGACGTGAGGTCGCCGGGGCGGGTCACCAGGTGGGGCGGACCGGGCCTCGGGGGGACAGCCGGGCCAGGTCGGCGACCAGGGGGTGGAAGCGGGCGGCGCCCAGGGTGTCGATCCAGGGGGCGATGGTGTCGGCGGCCGCCGCGTCGGCGGCGCGGGTGCAGGCCCAGCCGCGCTCGGTGAGCACGACCAGGCGGGCGCGGGCGTCGTCGGGGTGCGGGTGGCGCTCCACGTAGCCCTTGCGGACCAGTTCCTCGACCAGCTGGCTGGCCGCCTGCTTGGTGACCCCCAGGTGCTCGGCCAGCTCGCCGACGGTCGCGCCGTCCGGCGCCAGCCGGGCGAAGGCGAAGCCGTGGGCCGGGCGGATGTCGGCGAAGCCCCGGGCCTCGACCCCGGCCTGGATCCCGGCGACGAGTTCACCGGACAGGGCGAGCAGCAGGGCCGGCAGGGCGCGGGCGTCGGCGGTGGAGTCGGCGGTGGAGTCCATGCGGCCAGTGTCGCACGGAAGGGCAAGCGGCTTGACTATCGGATGGACAAGCTGCTTGACTGTTTTCAGGAAGTCAAGCAGCTTGTCCATTCGGGAGGCCCCCATGCCGTTCATCCGCAGCGCCGACGCCGTGACCCACGAGATCCACGGCGTCCGCTTCGTCTCGTACGCCGCACCCGCCACCGGCAGCAGCGAACTGTGCGCCTGGCGCGGCGAGGTCCCCGCCGGTACCGCCGGGGTGCCGCACACGGTGAGCCGCGAGGAGGTGCTCTACCTGCTCTCCGGCGCGCTCCGGTTCACCGTGGACGGCGAGGCCGCGGACCTGGCCGCCGGGGACGCCGTGGTCGTCCCGTCCGGCGCCGAACTGCGGCTGGACAATGTCAGCGGCGAGCCCGCCGCGATCTGGACCGCCACCGCCGTCGGCCTGACCGCGACCATGGCCGACGGCAGCGTGATCGCCCCGCCGTGGGCCAACTGAACCGCGCCGGAAAGCCGTCGGACAGCCGCCGGAAGACGGCCGCGGAGACGGCCGCCGGAAACAGGACGGCCCGACCGGACGCCGGGTCCGGTCGGGCCGTACGGAACGGGCTGCCCCCTCAAGCAGTCCGCGGCCGCCGCCCGCGCGGGTACGAAGCGCGCAGGCGTTCCTGTGCGCCGGGCACACTGCCGTGCCCGGTCGCCGCCAGATGGTCCAGTCCCAGCAGTGCCGCGCCGACCACCGGCGGGGTGTCGACCACCCGCGGCACCGCCAGCGGGGCCTGGGCCGCGAGCAGCGCGGCGACCCGGTCCAGCAGCAGCGGCTGCCGGGCGGCCAGGACACCGCCGCCGAGCACCACGTCCGCCGGGGTGTCCAGCAGGTCGAGCCGGCGCAGCGCGACCACCGCCATCCGGACGATCTCGTCGGCCTGGCGCTCGATCAGCGTCAGGGCGACCGGGTCGCCGGCCGCGGCGGTCGCGAACAGCACCGGCACCAGCTCGTGCAGGCGCTCCCGGGCGAGCGACCCGAAGTGGACGGCCAGGGCGACCGCGTCCGCCGAGGGCAGCCCGAAGTGCTCGGCCGTGGCGGAGGCGAGCGCGGTGTGCGGACCGCGCCCGTCCTCCGCCCGGCTGGCGACGAACATGACCTCGGTGGACAGTCCGCCGCCGCCACCCCAGTCCCCGGTGAGCGCACCGAGGGCCGGGAAGCGTGCGGTGCGTCCGTCCGGCAGCAGACCGACGCAGTTGATCCCGGCGCCGCAGACCACCGCGACGCCGCGCGGCGCCGCGGTGCCCGCGCGCAGCAGGGCGAAGGTGTCGTTGGTGACCGCCACCGTCCGGCCCCAGCCGTGACCGGTGATCGCCGCTTGCAGCAGCCGCTCCTCCACCGGCAGGTCCGCACCCGCCAGGCAGGCCGACACGTGGCTGACCAGCGGCCCGGACCCGGCCGCGAGATCGATCCCGGCCTCGGCCGCGGCGGCGGCGACCAGCGGGACCAGGCCCGCCACCGCCGCCTCCGTGCCGACCAGGTACGGGACGAACCCGCCGCCGCGCGCGGCGCCGAGGACCTCGCCGTCGACGGACAGCAGTGCCACGTCCGTCTTGCTGTTGCCGCCGTCGACGGCGAGCACCCCGGCCACCCGCTCCCGGGCGGGCGCGGCGCCGCCGGTCCGGTCGACGGCCACCGGCACGGCCTGTGTTCCGGTCACGCCCATGCCAGGTGCTCGCGGTTGTGGTCGATCAGACGGTCCGTCAGCTGCTCCGCGAGGTCGATCTGGCCGACCAGCGGGTGCGCCAGCAGCGCCTGGAACACCCGGCTCCGGCCGCCCAGCAGGGCCGCGTCCAGGGCCAGTTGCTCGTAGCCGGTGACGTGCGCGATCAGCCCGGCGTACAGCGGCTCCACGGTGGGGACCGGCAGCGGCGTCGCGCCGTCGGCGCCGATCCTCGCCGGGACCTCGATCACCGCGTCGTCCGGCAGGAACGGCAGCGTGCCGTCGTTGCGGACGTTGACCACCTGGACGTCCCCGGCGGCCGACCCGGTGCCGAGCAGCGAGGCCACCAGGTTCACCGCCGCCTCCGAGTAGTAGGCGCCGCCGCGCTTGGAGAGCAGCTCGGGCTTCTCGTCCAGGTTCGGGTCGCCGTACATCTCCAGCAGCTGCTTCTCGATGGCCGCCACCGCGGACGCCCGCGAGCCCTTGGAGCGCAGCTCCTCCACCACCCGGTCGTGCTGGTAGAAGTAGCGCAGGTAGTACGAGGGGACCGTGCCCAGCTCGCGGACCAGCGACAGCGGCAGCACCAGGTCTTCGGCGATGGACGGGCCGAAGTTCTCCAGCAGCTCCGGCAGCACGTCCCGGCCGGTGGCCGAGCCGGGGGCGTCCAGCAGGTGGACGCCGCGCTCCCAGGTCAGGTGGTTCAGGCCGACGTGGTCCAGCCGGATCCGCTCCGGGACGACCCCGAGCAGCCCGGCGAACTTCCGCTGGAAGCCGATCGCCACGTTGCACAGGCCGACGGCCTTGTGCCCGGCGGTCTGCAGGGCCCGGGTGACGATGCCGACCGGGTTGGTGAAGTCCACGATCCAGGCGTCCGGGTTGGCCCGGCGCACCCGCTCGGCGATGTCCAGCACCACCGGTACCGTGCGCAGCGCCTTGGCCAGACCGCCCGCGCCGGTGGTCTCCTGGCCGACGCAGCCGCACTCCAGCGGCCAGGTCTCGTCCTGGTTGCGGGCCGCCTGCCCGCCGACGCGCAGTTGCAGCAGCACCGCGTCGGCGCCGTCGACGGCCGCCTCCAGGTCGGTGGTGGTGGTGATGGTGCCCGGGTGGCCCTGCTTGGCGAAGATCCGCCGGGCCAGGCCGCCGACCAGGGCCAGCCGGTCGTCGGCGGGGTCGACCAGGACGAGTTCGCTGATCGGCAGGGTGTCACGGAGGCGGGCGAACCCGTCGATCAGCTCGGGCGTGTAGGTGGAGCCGCCGCCGACCACGACGAGCTTCAGCGCCCGGGCGGGGGCGGTGCTGGTCGTGGTGCTGGCGGCTGCGGTGGTGGTGGTGCGGCTCATCGGCCTTGACCCCTGTCAGTTGTCGCGCCTTCCGGGAGGTCAGGGAAGGCTGTTCGTGCGGAGTACCGGGATGCGTGATGGGTTTCGGCGTGGACGCCGGTTGCGGGCGGGGCGCGGCGCTGCGCCCCGGTGGACGGCTGGGTGGCGGACGCGACCGGCGAGTGGCCGACGGCGTGGTCCGCGTCGGCGAGCGCGGCGCCGAGTTCGGGGGAGTCGAGCGGATGCCGGGAGCGGCTGGCTAGTACGTCGTGAAGACGCTCTCCCGGGCCGTCGCCAGCGCGGTCTGCAGGGCCCCGGCGACCACCGGCGACCCTTGCACCGTGCTCAGCGCGAGCCGCGGCCTGGGCACCGCCAGACCCGTCAACTCGTCCTGCACCAGCGCCCGCAGCTCCTCGCCACCGGCCAGCGGGATGTCCCCGCTGAGCAGCACCAGTTCCGGGTCGACCACCGCGACGATCGCGGCCAGGCCGGTGGCCAGCCGCCGCGCCAGCAGGGTCAGCAGCGTCGCGTCGCCGTTCCCGGCCGCCGCCACGGCGGCGGTCACTGCCTCCGGCGCGGTCCTGACGCTGATCCCGTGCTCCCGGGCGAGCGCCAGCACCGCGGGCGCGCCCAACAACTGCTGGAACCCGCCGGCGTTCTCCATCCGGACGTTGCGCACCAGCGGCGCGCCGGGCAGCGGCATGTAGCCGACCTCGCCGGCGCCGCCGGTGTGGCCCCGGTGCAGCCGTCCGGACAGCACCACGGCCGCGCCCACGCCGTCCTCGACCCAGAGCAGGACGAAGTCCTGGACGCCCTTGGCCGCGCCCAGCCGCTGCTCGGCGATGGCCGCCAGGTTGACGTCGTTCTCGACGGCGACCGGCACGCCCAGGCTGTCGGTCAGCTCCTCCAGCAGTCGGCGGGAGTGCCAACCGGGCAGGTGCGGCGCGTAGCGGAGCTTGCCGGTGCCCGGGTCCAGCGCGCCGGGCGTGCCGATGACCACCTGCCGCAGCAGGTTCCGGGCCAGCCCGGCGGAGGCCACGGTGGCGTCCACCGCGTCGCGCACCCGGTCCACCGCGCCGGTCGCCTGGCGGCCGGGGGTGGCCACCCGGTGCTCGGCGACGACGGTCCCGGTGATGTCCGCGACGGCGACCCGGATCCGCGAGGCGTTGACGTCGAGACCGGCGACGAAGGCGGCCTCCGGGTTGATCTCGTACAGTTGCGCGCCCGGGCCCGGACGTCCGGCGGTGGTGCCGACCGGGACCACCAGACCGGCGTTCTCCAGCCGGGACAGCAGCTGCGAGGCGGTCGGCTTGGACAGGCCGGTGAGCGCGCCGAGCTGGCTGCGCGAGAGCGGGCCCCGGTCCAGCAGCAGCTCCAGGGCGGCCCGGTCGTTTATCGCACGCAGCAGGCTGGGAGTGCCTGGCTGCGCCGTACCGCCGGGGCCGCTGCTCATCTGCCTCGCTCCTCACTGCGTGTCGCGGCCCGATGGGGCACCGTTCCGATGGCCACTGTTAGGAAACCTTCCTAACTTCTGGAAAGGAACGTACGTCCCGGGCGGTGCACTGTCAATGGAACGGACGGACAGGATCGTGCGAACGGCTGGATTCAACCGCCGTCCGCTGGGCGCGAGGCCGGGGGAACGCCCGGGCCGTGGGCGCTGACGGCGGGCGGCCGGGGCCGCCGCCACGGCTACTTCTTCGCCAGCTCGGGGTCCTGCGGCACCGGTATCGCGGCCGTCGCCCGCGACTGCGCCGACAGCGGATCGGCAAGCACCGAGGGCGCGTTGATGTCGGCGGCGTCCGCCGACCCGGCACGCGGCGAGGGCAGCGCCACCGCCCCCACCTGGATCCCGGCCGCGTCCAGCGCCAGCTTCACCCGCAGCCGCAACTCCCGGGCGACTGACAGGGACTTCCCAGGCATCGTCTTCGCGGAGACCTGCACCACCACCGACTCCGCCGACAGCGTGTCCACGCCCAGCACCTGCACCGGCTCCCACAGCTGCTCGCTCCAGGGCTCCTCCTTGGACATGGACTCCGCCGCGTCCAGGATCAGCCGCTCCACCAGTTGCAGATCCTCGTGGTAGCCCACCGGCACCTCGACCGAGGCGGTCGCCCAGCCCTGGCTCAGGTTGGCGATCCGCTTCACCTCGCCGTTGCGGATGTACCAGATCTCCCCGCCGGGACCGCGCAACTTGGTCACCCGCAGACCCACCTCCAGCACGGTGCCGACGGCCACGCCGGTGTCGATCTGGTCGCCGACGCCGTACTGGTCCTCCAGGATCATGAACACGCCGGAGAGGAAGTCGGTGACCAGGTTGCGCGCGCCGAAGCCGATGGCCACCCCGGCCACCCCGGCGCTGGCCAGCAGCGGCGCCAGGTTGATGCCGATGACCGACAGCGCGGTCAGCGAGGCGATGCTCATGATCGTGAACGAGGCCACGCTGCGCAGCACCGAGCCCATGGCCGCCGAGCGCTGCTTGCGCCGCTCGGAGTTCTCCAGCAGGTTGCTGATCAGCGGACCCGGGTGGTCCCGCCGCCCGCCGTGGGCCATCCGGTTGACCATCCGGTTGATCAGCTGCCGCACGGTGGCCCGGATCACCACCGCGACCACGGTGATGAAGACGATCTGGATCCCGCCGGTGACCCAGCCCTGCCAGTGGGCATCGAGGTAGCTGACGGCCTGACCTGCGGTCTGGGTCGCGTTCGTCAGGCTCGGACTCGGGTTGGGGTTCTGCGTTGCCATCAGCGCATCGTACCGAGGCCGGACGGATCGAACGGATCGCACGAGTGGCGTACGGACGTCCGCCGGACGGCCCGCCACCGGCGGCGGACGTGCAATCCGGTGCGTTCCTGGGCATGAACGGTGTGGGGCAGCACACACCGTTGCCCCGGTTCTCCCGGATTGGTGGCGCGGCGGGGAAAGCTGAGGCGACACTGGTATGGAGATCGTCAGGGGCGACCGCGAACCGAGCGGGCGCCCCCGGCGGAGACAACCGAAGAATCATGCGTGACCGGTACGCCGTCCACCCGGACGGAGTGCTCGTCCCGGCGCGAGCCACGCGCCGTCGGCGGAAAGGGAGGCCATCGTGCCGCATGTCCTGGTCCTCAACGCGTCGTACGAGCCACTCGGCGTCGTCTCGATGCGCCGCGCCCTCGTTCTGGTCCTCGACAAGAAGGCAGTCAGCCTTGAGGACTCCGGGGTACTCATGCATAGCGCCACCAGCGCCGTCTCGGCGCCGTCCGTCGTCCGACTGACCCGCTTCGTGCGGGTTCCCTTTCGTGGTCCCGTTCCGCTGACCCGGCGCGCGCTGTTCGCACGCGACGGGGGCCGGTGCGTGTACTGCGGTGGCGTCGCAACCAGCGTCGACCACGTGGTGCCGCGCAGCAGGGGCGGCCAGCACCGATGGGACAACGTGGTGGCGGCCTGCCGCCGCTGCAACCATGTCAAGGCCGACCGCCATCTGGCCGACCTCGGCTGGCGGATGAAGCGACCGCCCGCCCCGCCGTCCGGCCTCGCCTGGCGGATCATCGGGACCGGGCACCGCGACCCCCGCTGGCGTCCCTACCTGGAGCCCTACGGCTCCCGCGAGGAGATGTCCCACGTCGCCCCGGAGGTCCCGCCTCCGGTGTGGGAGGCTCCGGCCGAGCTCAGCGCGTGACGCGGCCGCGCCGCTGAGGCCGTCCGGCGCCTGAGCCCGGGCACCGCGCGCGGTCCTGTTCCCGACGCCCTCCGACCCGCCCCAGCGGGCCCGGGGGGCGCCGCGCTGCGCGGGACGGGTGGGCCCTGCCGTCGCGAGAGCGGTGCTCTTGTTTCTGGTCACTGCTCCGAGTTGCGGGCGGGCGGGGTGACCGAGGTGCTGGGGGTGGCCGTCGGGGAGGCCGGAGCCGAGGGCGGGGTGGCCGGAATGGTGCTGCCGGGCGGCTGCGGCACGCTCACCGGCGTCGGCGACGGGGCCGCCGCCGTACCGGAGGCGGCCGGGCTCGGCCCGCCCGCGCCGCCCGGCCCGGACGAGGGGCCCGCGCCCGCCGGGACCGCGTCCGCGTACAGCTCGATCCCGGTCAGCGAGTACCCGTTCGCGGTGGCCGGTTCCACGCCCTGCATCCGCACGTAGCCGACGTCCGGCGCGTCCAGGTACACCGTCTCGGTGCCGCCCTGCCCGTCCAGCACCGAGGCGGCCGTGGTCCAGTTCACCCCGTCGGTCGAGGTCTCGACCAGGTACTGCGCCGCGTACGCCGCGTCCCAGTGCAGCACCACCTTGCCCAGCGTCGCGGGCTGCTGGAGCTGGAGCTCCACCCAGGAGTTGTCGATCGCGGGCGAGGCCCAGCGGGTCGCCGGGTCGTCGTCGTTGACGTTCGCGGACATGAAGTCGGCGCTCAGGTCGCCGGAGGCGGAGGGGGTGGCGGTCAGCGCCAGGTCGGGACCGGCGGTGCGCGGACGCACCCGCACCCGCACCACCTGGCTGACCGTCCGCCCGTCCGCGACGAAGCTCACCGGCACGTCGTAGTCGCCCGGCACGGTGTCCGCCCCGGCGCTGAAGTCCAGCGCCGCCGCCACCTGCGCGCCGCGCGCCAGCGTCACCGGTCCGGCCCCGCGCACCGCCAGGCCCTTGGCCGCGGCCGGGAGCCGCGCCCGCAGCGTACCGGTCAGGCTGCCCGTCCCCAGCGCCCGCACCTCGGCCGGGAGCACCGCCGTCCCGCCCGCCTCCAGGTCCACGCTCTGCTGCGGCAGCTGTAGCGCCGCCGCCGGGGTGTCCGCGTACCAGGGCACCACCTGGTAGACCACCGGGGCGGCGTCCCCGCCCGCCCAGACCAGCCGGATCTGGTCGGCCGCGACCCGGGGGTCGGCCGCCAGCTGGGTGTAACCCGCCGTCAGCGCGCCGATCCGGACCCAGCCCCGGCCCGCCTCGTGCACCTCCACCCAGCCGGCCGCGCGCACCGACGCGTCGGTGAGCACCACCACCTGGTCCAGCGGCTGGGACCGGCCCAGGGTCACCGTCAGCGCCTCGCCCGCCGTGGGCGCGTCGGCCGCGCGGTAGGCGGTCTGCAGCGAGCCGTCGACCACGTTCGACACCGGGTAGCCGGGCCGCGCCGGGGGACCGGCGGCGGTCGCCGTCGTCGTCCCGCCCGTCGGCTGCGGCGCGGTGACGGTGAACTCCCGCACGGCCACCGCGGTCTCCTGGGTGGCGGTCGCCCGCAGCCGCAGGTAGCGGGCCCGGGTACCGGCCGGCAGGGTCGCGTCCACGGTCTGCTGGCCGTGGTAGCTGCCGACGGTGTGCCAGCTCCCGTCGCCGGTGGAGTACTCCAGTACCGCGTCCTGCAGGTAGTCCCCGGCGGCGTCGCTGCCCTCGGTCCCGCCCATGGTCACCCGGACCTCGCCGACCGGCTGGACGCTGCCGAGGTCCACCCCGACCGAGTCGCCGACCTGCGGCGGGTCGGCGCTCCAGTAGTAGCTGTCCGGGTCGCCGTCGACCATCAGCGAGGGGTCGTCGTCCAGCGCGGTGCCCATGGTGGTGGTCGCCGTGACGGACTCGCCGCCCAGCCCCGCCCAGCTGTTCCAGGACACCAGCGCCCGCTGCAGGAAGGGGTCGAGCACCCCCGCGCCCACGGTCACCGTGGACGTGCCGAGCTGCTGCACCAGCTGCCGCAGCCGCTGCTGCGCCGCCCAGGCGGCGGCGCCCCGCCCGGCGCGCTGGGCGGTCAGCATGTCCACCGCGGTCTGCCCGGCCTGCCCGTACAGCGCCAGCCGCGCCAGCCAGGCGCCGTCCTCGGCGCCCAGCGCGCCGCCGTCGAGGCCGTCCAGCGCGGCCGGGGCCTGCGCCATGGTGCTGAACGCGGCCCGCAGCGCGGCGGCCGAGCCGTCACCGCCCTGGTGCGCCCAGAACGCCGCCAGCAGCGGCCGCAGGTACGCGGACTCCGGCTGCCCCAGCGGCGAGGAGGCGCTGTTCCCGGCCAGCGCGGCCAGCGCCGCCGCGGTCCGCTCCGCCGCCGCCCGGGACGCCGCCGGGACGCCCTCGCCGGTGGCCGAGGCCAGCCCGGCGACCGCCTGCTGCCAGGAGCTCTGCGGGACGTAGGCGGCCGGGTTCCAGCCGAAGTCCGCCGCCGTGGCCAGCGGGATCCGCGAGGCCAGCGGCTGCTCCATGGCGTTGACCAGCAGCGCCGCCGATCCGGCGGCGACCTGCGGATCCCGTCCGGTGTAGGGGCCGAGGTAGAGCCGGTCCGGCTCGGAGTCGTTGACCGGGTAGTTGTCCTGGGTCACCAGCGGATGCCCGAACGCCTGCTGGGCGCTGTCGACGTCGGCGGCGGTGATGATGGCCGGCTGCACGCCCACCCCGGTCCAGGCGACCTGCACCGCCGGGTCGAGGTCCTTCGCCAGCGCGGTCCGGTAGGGCGTGGCCCCGCTCTGGTAGTACTCGCTGGGCAGCACCGTCAGCGGGGCCGCGCCCGGATGCTCCGCCAGGAAGCGCTTCAGCACCACCGCCACCAGGTCGGACTGCGCCCGGGCGGCCGAGGCCGGGCCCTGGCCGTAGGTGTCCAGGTCCCCCTGGCAGTTCCAGTGGGTGTAGCTGACGTCGGTGAACTGCAACTGGAAGGCCCGCACCCCGAGTCCCCACAGCTGGTCCAGCTTGGCGATCAGCGCGTCCTGGTCCTGCTTCGAGGTGTAGCAGACGGTCTGGCCGAGCGAGAGCCCGTAGCCGAAGGTGACGTGGTCCAGCGCGGCCCGCTGCGCCATCGACCGCAGCGCCGCCTGCTGCGCGGCCGGGTAGGGCTCACGCCACTGGGTGCCGCGGTACGGGTCCTGGCCGGGCGCGTAGAGGAAGAAGTCCTGCTTGTCGCGGCCGAGGAAGTCCAGCTCGGACAGGGTCTGCTGGGTGGTCCACGGGGTCCCGTAGAACCCCTCCTCGGCGCCGCGCACCGGCGTCGACGGCCAGTCGCTGACCCGGACGCCGGGGACCGCCGCCACTCCGTCCGGGGTCGAGGCCACCAGCTCCCGCAGCGACTGCGCGGCGTTGTAGGTGCCGTCGGCGTCGACCCCGGCCAGCACGATCGCCGCCGCCCGGCCGCCGGGCACCGCCAGCAGCCCGGACGCCAGCACGTAGCCGCCCGCGGGCAGCCCGGCCGGGCTGAGCGCGGGCGCGCTGCCCCCGGCGGCGGCCAGGCCGCGCAGCGCCCGGTCGCTGCCGCCGCCCGCGTGCTCGGCGATCCCGCCGACGTAGACGGTGAGCGTGCCGGGCGCGGGCGTGGCACTGCCGTCGCCCGCCACCAGCCGCCGCACCCCGGCGTCCAGCAGCAGCGACCTGACCGAGGCCACCGCCCCGGCGTCGGCGTCGGCGGCGAGCACCAGGGTCACCGTGGACGGCACCGTGAACGACTGGCCGTAGCCGCTCTGCGACTGCGCCCGGGGATAGATCTGAGCCATGGTCACGCCACCGGTGGCGACGGCCGAGGCGGCGGCCTCCAACCCGGACGCCGAGCGTCCCCCGGCCGGGACCCCGGCCGCCGGACGGGTGGCGGCGGACGCGGGTGTGGTCCCGACCACCACCCCGCCCACCACGGCCGCGACCGTCAGCGCCGCGCTGGCCCGCAGCGCCGCGCCCCGGCGCCGACTCCGCGAGGCGGCCGACCGCACCCGGGCCAGCAGCGGCTCGGTGCCCTTGAACTCGGAGATCAGCCGGTCCGCCGTCTGCGGCGCGAGCCGCCGCGCGGTCCGGGCGGCGGTCCGACGCGCCGTCAGCGCGGGCGTGGAGTACAGCAGGCTCTGCAGCGCGGCACTGTGCTCCACCTGCCGCCGCAGCCCACTACCCACACTGGCGGGAAGGGAGGACCGGTGTTCCACGCGGCCTCCTCCGTCCGATTCCAACCGATTGCCCTGCGTTGCCCGCCCGTTGAACAAGCCGGCAGGCTACTGCTGCGGTGCCAGCCCACCAGAGAGGTATGTCCACTGTCAACGAGCGGGGGTGCTCCGGGCCTTATGTCCGCTTGCGTGACGGATCTCCCGTGGGGGTGCTCGGCGGCGTCGTTCGGCGGGCTGGTGCGGGCCCACGGTCCGGCCCGCCGCCGGGGCGGGCGACGATCACTCCGGACGATCACTCCAACGGCCGGTGTCGCACCCCCCTGTCGGCGGGTAGGAGCCAAGCCGGGCATGAGCACCGCCCGTCCGTGTCCTGCCCTGCCCGCCGTAGCGTCGAGGAGCCGTCCCGTGGCCACAGCCGCCCGTCCGTCCGCCCCGTCGCAGCCAGGTTCCGACGCGAGGGCGGAGCTGGCCCGGGCGCACGGGGTCGACACCGTGCGGGACACGCCGGACGGGCCGGTGCCGGTGCCGCCGGACACGCTGGTCGCGGTACTGGCGGCGCTCGGCGCCGACGCCTCCACCGAGCAGGCGGCGCGCGCGGCGCTGGAACGGCACCGGCAGGCGGAGGCCGCCCGGCTGCTGCCGCACTGCCTGGTCACCCGCAGCGGGCGGGGGGTCGACCTGGCCGCCGACCACGGTGTGCCGGCCGCCGCCGAGGTCTGGGTGGAGCTGGAGGGGGTTCCCTCCGGCGGTCCGGTGCGCGGCGTCCACGGCGGCCGACTGCCGGGGGACCTGCCGGTCGGCCGGCACACCCTGTGCGCCCGGACCCGCGACCGCGCCTCGGCCGCGCCGCTGATCGTCGCCCCGAGCCGGGTGCCGTACCCGGAGCGGCGCGGC includes these proteins:
- a CDS encoding HNH endonuclease, which codes for MPHVLVLNASYEPLGVVSMRRALVLVLDKKAVSLEDSGVLMHSATSAVSAPSVVRLTRFVRVPFRGPVPLTRRALFARDGGRCVYCGGVATSVDHVVPRSRGGQHRWDNVVAACRRCNHVKADRHLADLGWRMKRPPAPPSGLAWRIIGTGHRDPRWRPYLEPYGSREEMSHVAPEVPPPVWEAPAELSA
- a CDS encoding 6-phospho-beta-glucosidase, producing the protein MKLVVVGGGSTYTPELIDGFARLRDTLPISELVLVDPADDRLALVGGLARRIFAKQGHPGTITTTTDLEAAVDGADAVLLQLRVGGQAARNQDETWPLECGCVGQETTGAGGLAKALRTVPVVLDIAERVRRANPDAWIVDFTNPVGIVTRALQTAGHKAVGLCNVAIGFQRKFAGLLGVVPERIRLDHVGLNHLTWERGVHLLDAPGSATGRDVLPELLENFGPSIAEDLVLPLSLVRELGTVPSYYLRYFYQHDRVVEELRSKGSRASAVAAIEKQLLEMYGDPNLDEKPELLSKRGGAYYSEAAVNLVASLLGTGSAAGDVQVVNVRNDGTLPFLPDDAVIEVPARIGADGATPLPVPTVEPLYAGLIAHVTGYEQLALDAALLGGRSRVFQALLAHPLVGQIDLAEQLTDRLIDHNREHLAWA
- a CDS encoding cupin domain-containing protein, translated to MPFIRSADAVTHEIHGVRFVSYAAPATGSSELCAWRGEVPAGTAGVPHTVSREEVLYLLSGALRFTVDGEAADLAAGDAVVVPSGAELRLDNVSGEPAAIWTATAVGLTATMADGSVIAPPWAN
- a CDS encoding MarR family winged helix-turn-helix transcriptional regulator — protein: MDSTADSTADARALPALLLALSGELVAGIQAGVEARGFADIRPAHGFAFARLAPDGATVGELAEHLGVTKQAASQLVEELVRKGYVERHPHPDDARARLVVLTERGWACTRAADAAAADTIAPWIDTLGAARFHPLVADLARLSPRGPVRPTW
- a CDS encoding ROK family transcriptional regulator, whose amino-acid sequence is MSSGPGGTAQPGTPSLLRAINDRAALELLLDRGPLSRSQLGALTGLSKPTASQLLSRLENAGLVVPVGTTAGRPGPGAQLYEINPEAAFVAGLDVNASRIRVAVADITGTVVAEHRVATPGRQATGAVDRVRDAVDATVASAGLARNLLRQVVIGTPGALDPGTGKLRYAPHLPGWHSRRLLEELTDSLGVPVAVENDVNLAAIAEQRLGAAKGVQDFVLLWVEDGVGAAVVLSGRLHRGHTGGAGEVGYMPLPGAPLVRNVRMENAGGFQQLLGAPAVLALAREHGISVRTAPEAVTAAVAAAGNGDATLLTLLARRLATGLAAIVAVVDPELVLLSGDIPLAGGEELRALVQDELTGLAVPRPRLALSTVQGSPVVAGALQTALATARESVFTTY
- a CDS encoding mechanosensitive ion channel family protein codes for the protein MATQNPNPSPSLTNATQTAGQAVSYLDAHWQGWVTGGIQIVFITVVAVVIRATVRQLINRMVNRMAHGGRRDHPGPLISNLLENSERRKQRSAAMGSVLRSVASFTIMSIASLTALSVIGINLAPLLASAGVAGVAIGFGARNLVTDFLSGVFMILEDQYGVGDQIDTGVAVGTVLEVGLRVTKLRGPGGEIWYIRNGEVKRIANLSQGWATASVEVPVGYHEDLQLVERLILDAAESMSKEEPWSEQLWEPVQVLGVDTLSAESVVVQVSAKTMPGKSLSVARELRLRVKLALDAAGIQVGAVALPSPRAGSADAADINAPSVLADPLSAQSRATAAIPVPQDPELAKK
- a CDS encoding N-acetylglucosamine kinase, producing MGVTGTQAVPVAVDRTGGAAPARERVAGVLAVDGGNSKTDVALLSVDGEVLGAARGGGFVPYLVGTEAAVAGLVPLVAAAAAEAGIDLAAGSGPLVSHVSACLAGADLPVEERLLQAAITGHGWGRTVAVTNDTFALLRAGTAAPRGVAVVCGAGINCVGLLPDGRTARFPALGALTGDWGGGGGLSTEVMFVASRAEDGRGPHTALASATAEHFGLPSADAVALAVHFGSLARERLHELVPVLFATAAAGDPVALTLIERQADEIVRMAVVALRRLDLLDTPADVVLGGGVLAARQPLLLDRVAALLAAQAPLAVPRVVDTPPVVGAALLGLDHLAATGHGSVPGAQERLRASYPRGRRPRTA